The Strix uralensis isolate ZFMK-TIS-50842 chromosome 13, bStrUra1, whole genome shotgun sequence genome window below encodes:
- the HMGB3 gene encoding LOW QUALITY PROTEIN: high mobility group protein B3 (The sequence of the model RefSeq protein was modified relative to this genomic sequence to represent the inferred CDS: deleted 2 bases in 1 codon): protein MSGRGGCFKRQSPAANQAALVGSQREAEPPRRAPRRALRSSSCPHYREQYRVKMAKGDPKKPKGKMSAYAFFVQTCREEHKKKNPEVPVNFAEFSKKCSERWKTMSSKEKAKFDEMAKADKVRYDREMKDYGPAKGGKKKKDPNAPKRPPSGFFLFCSEFRPKIKSTNPGISIGDVAKKLGEMWNNLSDGEKQPYNNKAAKLKEKYEKDVADYKSKGKFDGAKGAATKAARKKVEEEDEEEEEDEEEEDEDDDDE from the exons ATGAGCGGGCGAGGAGGTTGTTTTAAACGGCAGAGCCCCGCAGCCAATCAGGCCGCTCTCGTAGGCAGCCAACGCGAGGCtgagccg ccgcgccgagccCCGCGTCGTGCCCTGCGCTCCAGCTCCTGTCCACACTACCGCGAACAATACAG AGTCAAGATGGCTAAAGGTGATCCGAAGAAGCCCAAGGGCAAGATGTCTGCCTATGCCTTCTTTGTGCAGACGTGCCGTGAGGAACATAAGAAAAAGAACCCAGAGGTTCCAGTCAACTTTGCAGAGTTTTCCAAGAAATGCTCGGAGAGGTGGAAG accATGTCGAGCAAGGAGAAGGCTAAATTTGATGAAATGGCAAAGGCTGATAAGGTACGATATGATAGAGAAATGAAGGACTATGGACCAGCTAAGGGTGGCAAGAAGAAGAAGGACCCCAATGCCCCAAAACGACCACC GTCtggcttcttcctcttctgttcagAGTTCCGCCCCAAGATCAAGTCCACAAACCCTGGCATATCCATCGGGGATGTAGCAAAGAAACTGGGCGAAATGTGGAACAACCTCAGTGATGGTGAAAAGCAGCCTTATAATAATAAGGCAGCTAAACTGAAGGAGAAGTACGAGAAG GATGTTGCAGACTACAAGTCTAAAGGAAAGTTTGATGGCGCAAAGGGAGCAGCAACCAAAGCTGCTCGGAAAAAGGTAGAGGAAGAAgacgaagaggaggaggaggatgaagaagaggaggatgaagatgatgatgatgaataa